In Augochlora pura isolate Apur16 chromosome 3, APUR_v2.2.1, whole genome shotgun sequence, the sequence GAAGAGTATgtatatatcaatttaaatgtttgaaatacAAAGTTCAGACAAGTGAAGCAtggtttaattttaaatgcaaatttatGCCAGGTAGTCTTCGTAATGAACTCGAATGTGAAGAAGTTGTTCAACCAAAGAGTATGTCTATtctaaaatgttttcttttttttttaattattaagcaaTAGAATgctgtatttcatttaaatatttccgatAGAGAAAGATGGAAATGTGAAACAAAAAGCAAAAGATACAAACTTAAATACTGAGACTTGCCAAAGACAGCAACCTGATCCAAAAAAAGAGGATGATTGTATAAATCCTTATGTTACTCAAGAAAAGTTCCAAGAAGATTATCCAagaaaaaaacagagaaaggTAATTTACTATCcatacagtaattattatttcaatacgATTTAAGAATCTAAGAATTTGTTTGATGACAGATGAAACAAGCTCGGCAATGAGCAACACCAGTGGAAGAcctaaagaatttttacatctCTATAGCAATCTTTTATTACAG encodes:
- the LOC144467628 gene encoding uncharacterized protein LOC144467628; translation: MFGKFVTKVIQSLPSWEVTKYYGRVCIYQFKCLKYKVQTSEAWFNFKCKFMPGSLRNELECEEVVQPKKKDGNVKQKAKDTNLNTETCQRQQPDPKKEDDCINPYVTQEKFQEDYPRKKQRKMKQARQ